From Deinococcus aquiradiocola:
AGCGTCGCCGCCGCGCGAGCTGCGCGGCAAGTTCCTGCTCGCGCCCGCCAGTCCCGCGCAGGAGGTGCTGGCGGGCACGCGGACGCTGGGCGGCGTGACGGTGGACCTGCTGGATGTGCCGGGGCACGCGGTGCAGATGCTGGCCGTGCGGCGCGGCGCGGCGCTGTACGCGGCGGACGCGCTGTTCGGGCCGGCCGCCCTCGCGAAGCACCCGCTGACGTTCTGCGCGGACAGCGCGGCGCAGAAGGCCAGCGTGCAGGCCCTGGCGGCCCTGACGGGCGTGGCGGTCAGCGTGCCGGGCCACGGGGAGCCGACGGCGGACCTCGTGGCGCTCGCCGGGCTGAACGCGCGGCATCTGGAGCGCCTGACGGGCGTGGTGCTGGACGCGGTGCAGGCGGGCGAGGCGTCGGTGGACGAGCTGCTGGTGCGCGTGTGCGCGGCGCTGGACGTGGTCATGGCGGACGCGGGCGCCGTCGTCCTGAACCGCGGCGTGGTCAGCGCGCACCTCACGGAACTGCTCGCGGCGGGCCGCGTGACGCTGCGGGTGCACGGCAACCGGCTGCTGTTCGGCCCGGCAGAGCGGACTGGAGCGTAAAGGGGTGCTTATGGAGGCATCACCCGGACGCCGGGGTGCGGGCGGTACGGTGCACGCATGACGAAAGCGAGCAGCAAGCCCAAGGCAGCGCCCAAGAAGGCCAAGGACAGCAATCCGGTCGGCAAGACCGACGCCGCGCACCAGGCGGGCCAGGGCGGCACGGAAGCCAAGTTCGCGCAGCTCGTGGACCACAGCTACCTGACCGAGTCGGGCTTCGACGTGGTCGCCGAGAGCCTGCAGCGGAACCTCGCGACGACCATCAGCCTGTACCTGAAGCTCAAGAAGTTCCACTGGGACATTCGCGGCCGTCACTTCCGCGACCTGCACCTCGCGTACGACGACTTCATCGAGAAGATCTTTCCCGGCATCGACGAGCAGGCCGAGCGCCTCGTGATGCTCGGCGGGAGCCCCATCGCTGCGCCCAGCGACATCCAGAAGTACAGCGTGGTGGACGTGCCCACCACCACCATCCACGACGCGCGCGAGCAGCTCACGGCGCTGGTGGACGACCTGACGCGCGTCGCCCGCGGGTACCGTGACGACAGCAAGGCCGTGGACGACGCGGGCGATCCCGCCACCGCCGACATGTACAACGGCATCCTGCACACGGTGGACGAGGTCCGCTGGATGCTGCAGGCCATGCTGGACGACGCGCGCCTCGACTGAAGTCCCGGCAACTCCCCTTCCGGCCGTGCACTGCGCACGGCCGGTTTCGTTCAAGACCGGCACGGGAGGTCCACGGTGTCCGAGAAGTTCGATTACTCGCTGGACTACGCGCATCTGAACCTGCGTGAGCACCCGGAGCTGTACCGGGTGGGCGTGGGCGAGCAGGGCGTGCTGCTCGTGCAGCCGTACAAGTCCGAGCTGCTCCCGCACTGGCGGTTCGCGACGCCGGACGCGGCACGGGAGAGCAGCGAGCGCCTGTACGGGATGTTCCTGGCGTACCTGAGGGCGGGTGACTTCGTGGGGGCCGACATGGCGCGCAAGTTCCTGCAGATGGGGTACACGCGCGCGCGCCGATACGCGAACCACCGGGGCGGCCGCAAGTACGAGGGGCCGGTCCCGGAAGAGAAGCGCGGCGTGAGCGGCGCGCACGGCCGCCCGGAACGGCCCCGCGATCCGGAGGACCCGGTGAAGGCCGAATCGGCGCGCATCTTCCGGGCGCGGTGGGACGAGGCCGCCGCGCACCCGGACTACCGGCGGCTGAAGGAAGAGCACCGCGCCCGGTACGCGGGACGCGGTGAGGCGACGTCGGGCGGGAAGGGCTGAACGCGGGCCCGAACGCGGACAAAGGCGAAGGGGGGCGACGCATAATCGCGTCGCCCCCCTTCGTTGGTCGGCGTCCGTGTTACCAGAGGTTACCGAGACGGAAGTGGAACTGGCCGCTCTGGGTCATGGGACTGAAGCCGTAGTCGAGGCGCACGCCCACGCCGAGCAGGCTGATGTTGGTCTGGATGCCCGCGCCGACCGAGTACCCGAAGGTGTCCTTGGCGGTGCCGTCCGCGTTGGTGGCGGTGCTGCCGAAGACCTTGCCGGCATCCGCGAAGCCGATCAGGTACACGCCCTGCAGGAAGGAGTTGCTGACGTTCAGGTCGTAGCGGTACTCGGCGCTGCCGGTCACGTAGCTGCTGCCCTTGAAGGCGTTGCTGTCGTAGCCGCGCAGTTCGTAGGCGGGGTTGGCGCTGGCGTAGCCGATG
This genomic window contains:
- a CDS encoding MBL fold metallo-hydrolase, which produces MGLDLLTDGMYVLRGAVNSVVVTEGESALLVDTGLDESHARKLLRAVQEAGFTPRAVLNTHSHADHHGGNAFLLGRLPDLPVFAPPLEAAVIRHPLLEPLSLFGASPPRELRGKFLLAPASPAQEVLAGTRTLGGVTVDLLDVPGHAVQMLAVRRGAALYAADALFGPAALAKHPLTFCADSAAQKASVQALAALTGVAVSVPGHGEPTADLVALAGLNARHLERLTGVVLDAVQAGEASVDELLVRVCAALDVVMADAGAVVLNRGVVSAHLTELLAAGRVTLRVHGNRLLFGPAERTGA
- a CDS encoding Dps family protein, with translation MTKASSKPKAAPKKAKDSNPVGKTDAAHQAGQGGTEAKFAQLVDHSYLTESGFDVVAESLQRNLATTISLYLKLKKFHWDIRGRHFRDLHLAYDDFIEKIFPGIDEQAERLVMLGGSPIAAPSDIQKYSVVDVPTTTIHDAREQLTALVDDLTRVARGYRDDSKAVDDAGDPATADMYNGILHTVDEVRWMLQAMLDDARLD
- a CDS encoding DUF4385 domain-containing protein; the protein is MSEKFDYSLDYAHLNLREHPELYRVGVGEQGVLLVQPYKSELLPHWRFATPDAARESSERLYGMFLAYLRAGDFVGADMARKFLQMGYTRARRYANHRGGRKYEGPVPEEKRGVSGAHGRPERPRDPEDPVKAESARIFRARWDEAAAHPDYRRLKEEHRARYAGRGEATSGGKG